One genomic region from Rosa rugosa chromosome 1, drRosRugo1.1, whole genome shotgun sequence encodes:
- the LOC133732250 gene encoding uncharacterized protein LOC133732250 gives MRGSSEGPSALKRKRQDYNSQSDSLTEHERRIYDAILSKKDMGNYKQAIKRETNLTMVLINKSLKTLEGKKKIKEVKGIQSRARGGLYMAAEFEPSNEITGGAWYENGNLNSESVNDMKRKCVRFIKEHEVATLKEILAEVGTTRILDAKLDPKDMKELLEALVLDNEVMKAGEDSYKCCKRSSTGEPKLASMAVIPCGVCPRKNHCTPDGIISPAICEYFKKWLDF, from the coding sequence ATGAGAGGGTCATCAGAAGGGCCTTCAGCCCTTAAACGTAAGCGTCAAGACTATAATTCTCAGTCAGACTCTCTGACAGAGCATGAGCGCAGAATCTATGATGCCATCCTCAGCAAGAAAGATATGGGCAATTACAAACAAGCCATTAAGCGAGAAACAAACCTCACTATGGTTCTGATAAACAAGTCCCTCAAAACACTTGAAGGcaagaaaaagataaaagagGTTAAAGGGATCCAATCCAGGGCAAGGGGGGGATTGTACAtggctgcagagtttgagccCTCGAACGAGATAACTGGCGGCGCGTGGTATGAGAACGGGAACTTGAATAGCGAGTCTGTAAACGATATGAAAAGGAAGTGCGTGAGGTTCATAAAAGAGCACGAAGTTGCTACGTTGAAAGAGATTTTAGCAGAAGTCGGAACTACAAGGATTTTAGATGCTAAATTAGACCCCAAGGACATGAAGGAGCTTCTGGAGGCTTTGGTTTTGGACAATGAGGTCATGAAGGCTGGGGAAGACAGTTATAAGTGCTGCAAGAGAAGTAGTACTGGGGAACCAAAATTGGCATCCATGGCTGTGATTCCATGCGGAGTCTGTCCGAGGAAAAATCATTGTACCCCAGATGGCATTATTTCCCCGGCCATCTGCGAATACTTCAAGAAATGGTTGGATTTCTGA
- the LOC133743822 gene encoding uncharacterized protein LOC133743822, protein MDLNFTKSQAPLVLFTVFIILCSFPTVRSDPIIKMPTDACPGSSLSRSPAVCPVNCFRPDPVCGVDGVTYWCGCPDAQCAGVKVAKLGFCEVGSAGSAPQALLLVHIVWLIVLGFSVLFGLF, encoded by the coding sequence ATGGATCTCAATTTCACCAAATCCCAAGCCCCTCTAGTCCTTTTCACCGTCTTCATCATCCTCTGCTCCTTCCCCACCGTCCGATCCGACCCCATCATCAAAATGCCCACCGACGCCTGCCCCGGCTCGTCTCTGTCACGGTCCCCGGCCGTGTGCCCCGTCAATTGCTTCCGGCCCGACCCGGTCTGCGGCGTCGACGGCGTCACGTACTGGTGCGGGTGCCCGGATGCGCAGTGCGCCGGGGTCAAGGTCGCCAAGTTAGGGTTTTGCGAGGTGGGGAGTGCCGGTTCTGCCCCTCAGGCCTTGCTCTTGGTTCACATTGTCTGGCTCATCGTCCTCGGCTTTTCGGTCTTGTTCGGCCTTTTCTGA